The following proteins come from a genomic window of Salvia hispanica cultivar TCC Black 2014 chromosome 4, UniMelb_Shisp_WGS_1.0, whole genome shotgun sequence:
- the LOC125219294 gene encoding triacylglycerol lipase OBL1-like yields the protein MALADNDEDNYFSEKYLFLKAEVASWIDCLRILHSKDLEKRDFCNTEIGGEVTGSRYRWIVFISVLLQKALLYIKTPMAALGAAIELCLNYPAFNHHLLFNIFTGRLVKPDRASPKFTSMVGNIDRRWDLRRHYYGNKAAPSISIMASKLSYENESFARNVVTHHWQMEFIGFFEFWNDFQEAKSTYATMLRDKNRIVIAFRGTEPFDADAWRTDVDVSWYDIPSAGKIHGGFMKALGLQKSTGWPKHAPSPPKSFAYYTLRERLKTLIQENGEAKFILTGHSLGGALAILFVGILAMHEDEYLLRRLEGVYTFGQPKVGNEQFGEYMKQKLKLYDIKYFRYVYCNDVVPRLPYDEKAFLFKHFGSCLYFNSCYKGKVLEDEADNNYFSLLYVVPKVLNAVYELVRGFILPWIKGEEYREGWFMTLFRLTALITPGLTNHFPLDYDNATRLQKPGLVQLN from the exons ATGGCATTAGCTGATAATGATGAAGACAACTACTTCTCGGAAAAATATCTGTTTCTGAAAGCAGAAGTTGCAAGCTGGATTGATTGCCTAAGAATTCTACATTCAAAAGATTTAGAGAAGAGAGATTTCTGCAACACTGAGATAGGAGGGGAAGTCACCGGATCTCGATACAGATGGATTGTTTTCATCTCTGTGCTGCTCCAGAAAGCCCTTCTCTACATCAAGACTCCCATGGCCGCCCTTGGCGCCGCGATCGAGCTATGCCTCAACTATCCTGCCTTCAATCACCACTTGCTCTTCAACATTTTCACag GGAGATTGGTGAAACCGGATAGAGCATCGCCCAAGTTTACGTCGATGGTTGGAAATATTGACAGGAGATGGGATTTGAGGAGACATTATTATGGAAACAAAGCTGCACCATCCATCTCAATAATGGCTTCTAAATTGTCGTATGAAAATGAGTCATTTGCTCGAAATGTTGTCACGCATCATTGGCAG ATGGAATTTATTGGTTTCTTCGAGTTTTGGAATG ATTTTCAAGAAGCGAAGTCAACATATGCAACCATGCTCCGAGACAAAAACCGAATCGTGATAGCATTCAGAGGCACGGAGCCATTCGACGCCGATGCATGGCGAACCGACGTAGACGTCTCATGGTACGACATCCCCAGCGCCGGCAAAATCCATGGCGGCTTCATGAAAGCCCTCGGCCTCCAGAAATCCACCGGCTGGCCCAAACACGCCCCATCGCCCCCTAAATCATTCGCCTACTACACGCTCCGAGAGAGGCTCAAAACCCTAATCCAAGAAAACGGGGAAGCCAAATTCATATTAACCGGCCACAGCCTCGGAGGGGCATTAGCCATTTTGTTTGTCGGAATTCTGGCCATGCACGAGGATGAATATTTGCTGAGGAGGTTGGAAGGAGTGTACACATTTGGGCAGCCTAAGGTGGGGAATGAGCAATTTGGGGAGTACATGAAGCAAAAACTGAAGTTGTATGATATAAAGTACTTTAGGTATGTGTATTGCAATGATGTGGTGCCTAGATTGCCTTATGATGAGAAAGCATTCTTGTTCAAGCATTTTGGGAGTTGTTTATACTTCAATAGCTGCTACAAGGGCAAG GTTCTTGAAGATGAGGCCGACAATAACTACTTCTCGTTGCTGTACGTTGTACCCAAGGTTTTGAACGCGGTTTACGAGCTTGTAAGGGGTTTCATATTACCTTGGATAAAGGGGGAGGAGTATAGAGAAGGATGGTTTATGACATTGTTTAGGCTAACAGCCTTGATTACCCCAGGTTTAACCAATCATTTTCCACTAGATTATGATAATGCCACTAGATTACAAAAACCTGGGCTTGTTCAATTAAACTAA
- the LOC125220408 gene encoding uncharacterized protein LOC125220408 — MTPFKAVYGRAPPIVVPYEIRSSLLQEVDVELRSRDEVLRELKANLELARQQQKIQADKGKRTEEFAVGDWVYLKLHPYRQQTIFRCTHQKLANKSYGPFQVSKRIGSVTYELDLPPTSRVHPVFHVSLLRRRIGDKVESVPLPPLIEIGFPSD; from the coding sequence ATGACACCATTTAAAGCGGTCTATGGGCGCGCTCCTCCCATTGTAGTGCCTTATGAGATAAGATCATCTCTCCTACAAGAAGTTGATGTGGAGCTACGTTCTCGTGATGAAGTATTAAGAGAGTTAAAAGCTAACTTGGAGTTGGCACGACAACAACAGAAAATTCAAGCTGATAAGGGAAAGAGAACAGAAGAGTTTGCTGTTGGCGATTGGGTCTACCTCAAGTTACACCCCTATCGACAACAGACCATCTTTCGATGCACACATCAGAAACTTGCGAATAAATCCTATGGGCCATTTCAGGTATCAAAGAGGATAGGGTCGGTCACATACGAGTTAGATCTACCCCCAACAAGTCGTGTACATCCGGTATTCCATGTTTCTTTGTTACGAAGACGTATTGGAGATAAAGTGGAATCTGTCCCATTGCCGCCATTGATAGAAATAGGGTTTCCCAGTGATTGA